In the genome of Neofelis nebulosa isolate mNeoNeb1 chromosome 8, mNeoNeb1.pri, whole genome shotgun sequence, one region contains:
- the CNPY2 gene encoding protein canopy homolog 2: MKGWGWLALLLGALLGTAWARRSQDLHCGACRALVDELEWEIAQVDPKKTIQMGSFRINPDGSQSVVEVPYARSEAHLTELLEEVCDRMKEYGEQIDPSTHRKNYVRVVGRNGESNELDLQGIRIDSDISGTLKFACESIVEEYEDELIEFFSREADNVKDKLCSKRTDLCDHALHISHDEL; encoded by the exons ATGAAAGGCTGGGGTTGGCTGGCCCTGCTTCTGGGGGCCCTGCTGGGAACTGCCTGGGCTCGGAGGAGCCAGGATCTACATTGTGGAG CTTGCAGGGCTCTGGTGGATGAACTAGAGTGGGAAATCGCCCAGGTGGATCCCAAGAAGACCATTCAGATGGGCTCTTTCCGAATCAATCCAGATGGCAGCCAGTCAGTGGTGGAG GTGCCTTATGCTCGATCAGAGGCCCACCTCACAGAGCTGCTAGAGGAGGTATGTGACCGGATGAAGGAGTATGGGGAACAAATTGACCCTTCCACCCACCGCAAGAACTACGTACGTGTAGTGGGCCGGAATGGAGAATCCAATGAACTGGACCTACAGGGCATCCGAATTGATTCAGACATCAGTGGCACTCTCAAGTTTGCG TGTGAGAGCATTGTGGAGGAATATGAGGATGAACTCATTGAATTCTTTTCCCGAGAGGCTGACAATGTTAAAGACAAACTTTGTAGTAAGCGAACAG ATCTATGTGACCATGCCCTGCACATATCGCATGATGAGCTATGA